From the Leishmania panamensis strain MHOM/PA/94/PSC-1 chromosome 31 sequence genome, one window contains:
- a CDS encoding hypothetical protein (TriTrypDB/GeneDB-style sysID: LpmP.31.2220), whose product MQFSSHSSSTTSLQDPLCGSALPMHSMMGPYTMSDEGATHPPAMMGAAVGSVTAPSAFASSFYGDGSCAHSYQSATSLSEGSGRGTSWPQGTSLAAKLYQCAGSTSAGGFSHIALYDYPTATQRAVYDDSIAAVTFTESHVGPARRTNSTATSGTALSDCHLSRKDNGGFTLASARTFVKSYDSFDDRSKNSLPSLHDSLTVATSAMSCSVRESVHPHYYLDTTFQRSECDHSRVTRSEDAAIVLSAAQRRLSDSTHLTSYGAASCLSVESSFSMTRRPVGSGRSNTSLQPLHTPPHHQLPEFSTSQNGNHLAPCWRGGIEGDSYDIPVNASSASESFENGLGPTGCPPFYGIDTVAGEDNKSGRSCSAVVSRDDMTPTTTAPWRNGIRHLCSVRLRPASERRDTSDTRRPASASSPNSIATSTASRRFSLLPKAMSNAFTESKETTFSRGSVDTSRPFICHPPQSAPRKPRRKDPRKPNHSRSTSIAAPPSEEDVAPSSASSSLPVTPMTSTMVSKEKTTATLFTEAPHATLTMEGVGGGRASVRSQSPEPLRQQWDAANASNAPMSTFTVTPPSRLERHPPRPLLLRRYVERQLKPLSAREVQMATVPFSPHQAVAPSCNTTNDPATQASLKIAVPPLSPQHGQTTVLDTAQVWSPSATASSSTSFSVTPEKFITVTSGATARRMQQRLAGFAAFHLSSGVEGPGVATENPNEKSLRSLGGRSGMELRLLGESSNGIMSRSCPSVDNSADEGTNAFLIQRSSSWSVHSARSTTDTGEVTSAARKKRQAERMLPIAHELEEEYVTMHPQSSKQCLLKMPSLHKETCANEA is encoded by the coding sequence ATGCAGTTCTCCTCTCACTCGTCGTCCACAACGTCTTTGCAGGATCCGCTCTGCGGTAGTGCTTTACCCATGCACTCCATGATGGGGCCGTACACTATGAGCGACGAAGGTGCCACGCATCCTCCTGCCATGATGGGCGCCGCAGTCGGGTCTGTGACAGCACCTTCAGCGTTTGCGTCCAGCTTCTACGGCgatggcagctgcgcacacTCCTATCAGTCTGCGACCAGCTTGAGCGAGGGCTCAGGTCGTGGAACTAGCTGGCCTCAAGGCACGTCTTTGGCAGCGAAGCTTTACCAATGCGCAGGGAGTACCAGCGCCGGCGGCTTCTCTCATATCGCCCTCTACGACTACCCGACCGCCACACAGAGGGCTGTCTACGATGACTCAATTGCAGCTGTGACTTTCACCGAGTCACATGTCGGACCTGCTCGCCGTACCAACTCTACCGCAACCTCCGGTACCGCCTTGAGCGATTGCCACCTCTCCCGAAAGGATAATGGAGGGTTCACTCTGGCATCGGCGCGCACTTTCGTCAAGTCCTACGACAGCTTTGACGACCGTAGCAAGAACTCGCTCCCTAGTCTGCACGACAGCCTGACGGTCGCAACGAGTGCTATGTCCTGCTCTGTACGGGAATCCGTCCACCCTCACTACTACCTGGACACCACGTTTCAGAGGAGCGAGTGCGATCACAGTCGTGTCACGCGCAGCGAGGACGCAGCGATTGTACTGAGCGCAGCTCAGCGCCGACTCTCTGACTCAACACATTTGACATCGTACGGCGCCGCCTCGTGCCTATCTGTTGAGAGCAGCTTTAGTATGACTCGGCGACCTGTTGGTTCAGGGAGAAGTAACACCAGCCTACAGCCACTGCACACGCCACCGCATCATCAGCTACCAGAATTCTCGACTTCTCAGAATGGCAACCATCTGGCACCGTGCTGGCGAGGCGGCATCGAGGGCGACTCGTATGACATTCCAGTGAacgcctcctccgcgtctGAGTCATTTGAAAATGGGCTTGGGCCCACCGGTTGCCCCCCTTTCTACGGCATCGACACGGTAGCGGGAGAGGACAACAAGTCAGGACGAAGCTGCTCAGCAGTAGTTAGCAGGGACGATATGACGCCCACTACCACAGCTCCATGGAGAAATGGGATCCGCCACCTCTGTAGTGTTCGACTAAGACCGGCATCTGAAAGACGAGACACCTCGGACACAAGGAGACCGGCATCCGCGTCGTCACCAAACAGTATAGCCACGTCGACTGCATCAAGAcggttctctctcttgcccaaGGCGATGAGTAATGCGTTCACCGAGTCAAAGGAAACGACGTTCAGTCGCGGCTCTGTCGACACGTCAAGGCCATTCATCTGTCACCCACCGCAGTCGGCGCCCCGCAAGCCGCGCCGAAAGGATCCACGAAAGCCAAACCACTCCCGATCTACCAGTATCGCAGCTCCACCCTCTGAGGAGGATGTAGCCCCATCGTCcgcatcctcctctcttcctgtgaCACCAATGACGAGCACAATGGTGTCCAAGGAAAAGACGACCGCCACATTATTCACCGAGGCACCACACGCAACGCTCACAATGGAGGGCGTGGGCGGTGGTCGCGCCTCCGTCCGCTCTCAGTCGCCGGAGCCGCTTCGGCAGCAGTGGGACGCCGCCAATGCATCCAACGCCCCGATGTCGACCTTCACAGTCACTCCGCCCTCCCGCCTCGAGCGACACCCACCACGACCACTTTTGCTACGACGTTACGTGGAGCGCCAGTTGAAGCCCTTGAGCGCCAGGGAGGTGCAGATGGCGACAGTGCCATTCTCGCCCCATCAAGCTGTGGCACCGAGTTGCAACACAACCAACGACCCTGCAACGCAAGCATCACTGAAGATTGCTGttccgccgctgtcgccacaACACGGCCAAACCACAGTGCTTGACACGGCGCAGGTGTGGAGTCCCAGTGCAACGGCAAGCAGCTCTACGAGCTTCAGCGTGACTCCCGAAAAGTTCATCACGGTGACAAGCGGTGCTACCGCTCGGAGGATGCAGCAGAGGCTAGCCGGATTTGCCGCCTTTCATCTGTCCTCCGGGGTCGAGGGACCGGGCGTTGCCACAGAGAACCCCAACGAGAAGTCGTTGCGTAGCCTCGGTGGGCGAAGCGGTATGGAGTTGCGGCTGTTGGGAGAGTCGAGTAACGGCATCATGAGTCGGTCGTGCCCCTCCGTGGACAACTCAGCAGACGAGGGCACGAACGCCTTCTTGATacagcgcagctcctcgtgGTCTGTGCACTCAGCAAGGAGCACCACAGACACTGGAGAagtcaccagcgccgcacgcaAGAAGCGCCAAGCGGAGCGTATGCTGCCCATCGCACATGAGCTCGAAGAAGAATACGTGACGATGCACCCACAGTCATCCAAGCAGTGCCTTCTGAAGATGCCTTCTCTCCACAAGGAAACTTGTGCGAATGAAGCGTGA
- a CDS encoding zinc transporter-like protein (TriTrypDB/GeneDB-style sysID: LpmP.31.2230), translating to MSAEQPGETTGLTVAIAGPSVANYHAASTPAYVTVAEERTIDEALSAVEARRESEKKVLLGALIFCFVFMLVEFTSGVMAHSLALLTDAIHLLADVGSYALSIGALVAAGRAACGRYSYGWHRAEVIGTLISVFSIWALVTWIVIEAGYRTYDIYMCSRVPAQVSAGVMSVRDCQAVDSRLMIVVGVLGMVVNVVCASILYFGGSHGHSHFGSSHGHSHGGSGEHNQDHIHEDDHDHGHDHDHDHDHGHATQSGGGIGSHKGFAVHAAILHAMGDCVQSIGVILAGIVIYLCNLAYYGKYTYEHSLFNLADPFCSVMFAVITLNMTKALLMDLFGILMESTPASVDYSALDAALRQIDGVVDVHDLHVWSLSAEYVSLSVHLVADDSADALHKAQHICSAHFGIRHTTIQVDPVAIGTAGCASACASPTVHDEVSSHYM from the coding sequence ATGTCAGCTGAGCAGCCTGGAGAGACGACAGGGTTGACAGTGGCTATTGCGGGCCCGTCAGTCGCCAACTACCATGCCGCTTCCACTCCGGCCTACGTCACAGTTGCCGAGGAGCGCACAATCGATGAGGCGCTGTCCGCCGTAGAGGCCCGTCGCGAGTCGGAGAAGAAGGTTCTCCTGGGCGCTCTCATCTTCTGTTTCGTTTTTATGCTCGTCGAGTTCACCAGCGGTGTGATGGCCCACTCGCTGGCCCTGCTCACGGATGCCATCCACTTGCTGGCCGATGTGGGTTCCTATGCACTGAGCATTGGCGCCCTCGTCGCAGCGGGTCGTGCGGCGTGCGGCCGCTACAGCTACGGCTGGCACCGGGCTGAGGTGATTGGCACCCTCATCTCCGTCTTTTCGATCTGGGCCTTGGTGACCTGGATTGTTATTGAAGCAGGATACCGCACCTACGATATATACATGTGCAGCCGTGTCCCGGCTCAAGTTTCCGCTGGCGTTATGAGCGTTCGCGACTGCCAAGCAGTTGACTCTCGTCTCATGATCGTCGTTGGTGTGCTTGGCATGGTGGTGAATGTCGTATGTGCCTCCATCCTCTACTTTGGCGGCTCTCACGGCCACAGCCACTTCGGCTCCTCGCACGGGCACAGCCACGGCGGGAGTGGGGAGCACAACCAGGACCACATTCACGAAGACGATCATGACCATGGACATGATCACGACCACGACCACGACCACGGACATGCAACGCaaagcggtggcggcattgGCAGCCACAAGGGGTTTGCTGTGCACGCTGCTATCCTGCATGCGATGGGTGACTGCGTCCAGTCCATTGGTGTCATTCTCGCCGGTATTGTCATCTACCTGTGTAACCTTGCCTACTACGGCAAGTACACATACGAGCACTCCCTCTTCAACCTTGCTGACCCCTTCTGCTCTGTCATGTTCGCTGTCATCACGCTGAATATGACCAAGGCCCTCCTGATGGACCTGTTCGGAATTCTGATGGAGAGCACACCAGCGAGCGTCGACTACAGCGCTCTggacgcggcgctgcggcagatcGACGGCGTAGTCGATGTGCATGACTTACACGTCTGGTCCCTGTCGGCCGAGTATGTCTCCCTCTCGGTGCACTTAGTGGCAGACGATTCCGCCGACGCTCTGCACAAGGCGCAGCACATCTGCAGTGCACACTTTGGCATTCGTCACACCACCATTCAGGTCGACCCGGTGGCCATCGGCACCGCCGGATGCgccagcgcctgcgcctcgccGACTGTGCATGATGAGGTGTCGAGCCACTACATGTGA